Proteins co-encoded in one Bradyrhizobium sp. 170 genomic window:
- a CDS encoding NAD(P)/FAD-dependent oxidoreductase — protein sequence MNTTPKRDSYDVVVIGAGPAGLAAAATVAEAGLSTLLLDENAGPGGQVWRAIASTPVTERDRLGADYWAGANLVEAVRSSGAEIIQRATVWSLDRHLEAGVSIGGASSLVKARRVILATGALERPFPIPGWTLPGVMTAGAAQTMLKSSALVPDGRTVIAGQGPLLWLLAAQILRLGGNIDLILDTTERRNYLAALPHAFAFVTSPYFAKGLALMREVRAKVPVVNGVSELAAAGDGQLATVTYTAGSRRETIPAELLLLHQGVVPNVNLAMAAAIDHRWDDLQLCWSPVLDHYGDTSVEGIAIAGDGAGIGGAEAAIVRGRIAARAAVEALAPAAAAKLAPMATLRASLAQAERGRNFLDTLFRPAPQFRVPSGDTIVCRCEEVSAKDILDAVAIGATGPNQLKAYRRTGMGPCQGRLCGLTVTELMAQARDRTPQEIGYYRLRAPVKPITLAELAAMPKTEANVQAVVRG from the coding sequence ATGAACACGACTCCCAAGCGCGATAGCTATGACGTCGTCGTCATCGGGGCAGGGCCGGCCGGGCTTGCCGCCGCCGCGACCGTAGCCGAGGCTGGCCTGTCGACGCTGCTGCTCGACGAGAATGCCGGCCCCGGCGGCCAGGTCTGGCGCGCCATCGCCTCGACCCCGGTGACGGAACGCGATCGCCTCGGCGCCGACTATTGGGCGGGCGCGAATCTTGTCGAGGCAGTGCGATCGAGCGGCGCCGAGATCATCCAGCGCGCGACCGTCTGGAGCCTTGACCGACATCTCGAGGCCGGCGTGTCAATCGGCGGCGCGTCGTCCCTCGTCAAGGCGCGCCGCGTGATTCTGGCGACGGGTGCGCTTGAGCGCCCGTTTCCGATTCCCGGCTGGACCCTTCCGGGCGTGATGACCGCGGGTGCGGCGCAAACGATGCTGAAGTCGTCGGCGCTGGTGCCGGACGGGCGCACCGTGATCGCAGGGCAGGGGCCGCTGCTTTGGCTGCTCGCGGCGCAGATCCTGCGCCTTGGCGGCAACATCGACCTCATCCTCGATACGACCGAACGTCGAAACTATCTTGCCGCGCTGCCTCACGCCTTCGCCTTCGTGACCTCGCCCTATTTCGCGAAGGGCCTTGCCCTAATGCGCGAGGTGCGGGCGAAAGTACCGGTGGTGAATGGCGTGAGCGAACTCGCTGCTGCCGGCGACGGCCAGCTTGCAACGGTGACCTATACGGCCGGCAGCCGACGCGAGACGATTCCGGCCGAGCTATTGCTGCTGCATCAGGGTGTGGTGCCCAACGTCAATCTCGCGATGGCGGCCGCGATCGATCATCGCTGGGACGACCTGCAGCTCTGCTGGTCGCCGGTTCTCGATCACTACGGCGACACGTCGGTCGAAGGCATCGCGATCGCTGGCGATGGTGCTGGGATCGGTGGCGCGGAAGCCGCCATTGTTCGCGGCCGTATCGCTGCACGAGCGGCGGTTGAAGCGCTGGCGCCTGCGGCTGCTGCCAAGCTCGCACCGATGGCAACCCTCAGAGCATCGCTGGCCCAGGCCGAGCGCGGCCGCAACTTTCTCGATACGCTATTCCGTCCGGCGCCGCAGTTCCGCGTCCCCTCCGGCGACACTATCGTCTGCCGCTGCGAGGAAGTATCGGCCAAGGACATTCTCGACGCCGTCGCGATCGGTGCGACCGGTCCCAATCAGCTCAAGGCTTATCGCCGCACCGGCATGGGTCCCTGCCAGGGCCGGCTTTGCGGCCTGACCGTCACTGAACTGATGGCGCAGGCCCGAGACAGGACTCCTCAGGAGATCGGCTATTACCGGCTGCGCGCACCGGTGAAGCCGATCACGCTGGCGGAACTGGCGGCGATGCCGAAGACGGAGGCCAACGTCCAGG
- a CDS encoding (2Fe-2S)-binding protein, with translation MFKRSDQDSRSSVHILVDGTAVEAREGDTVSAALLASGRDVRRATAVSGALRLPYCMMGVCFDCLVTIDGVGNRQGCLVPVAEGMQIEIQKGKREIGR, from the coding sequence ATGTTCAAACGATCCGATCAGGACAGCAGAAGCTCCGTGCACATCCTCGTCGACGGAACCGCCGTCGAGGCGCGCGAGGGCGATACTGTTTCCGCTGCGCTGCTCGCCTCCGGCCGTGACGTGCGCCGTGCGACCGCGGTGAGCGGCGCGCTGCGCTTGCCCTATTGCATGATGGGCGTGTGCTTCGACTGCCTCGTCACCATTGATGGCGTCGGCAATCGCCAAGGCTGCCTTGTGCCTGTCGCCGAGGGCATGCAGATCGAGATCCAGAAGGGCAAAAGGGAGATTGGCCGATGA
- a CDS encoding FAD-dependent oxidoreductase: MSKEYDVAVVGGGLLGSAIAWGLGRLGKKVVVLDEGDIAKRASRANFALVWVQSKGLGMPAYTGWTVRASEGWGKLAAELKDQTRLDVALQQNGGFHLTLGEDEFAQRAQLVTRMHNQVGAADYRMEMLSASEVRKMLPLIGPEVSGGSFCPLDGHVNSLRTFRAFHTGLKLFGVDYFPERSVSAIARSGGEFRLSTSQGEIRAGKVVLSAGNANQTLAPMVGLSAPMGPTRGQIVVTERTMPFLSHPLTTIRQTDEGTVMIGDSKEDQLDDRTLNHSVSAVMADRAQRMFPHLARLNVVRTWSGIRVMPQDGFPIYDQSESAPGAFVTCCHSGVTLASNHAFDIARMVAAGALEPELVGAFSARRFDANHAATGSGYY; the protein is encoded by the coding sequence ATGTCAAAGGAATACGACGTCGCTGTCGTGGGCGGCGGCCTGCTTGGCTCCGCTATCGCCTGGGGTCTTGGCCGGCTCGGCAAGAAGGTCGTCGTCCTCGACGAGGGCGACATCGCCAAGCGCGCCTCGCGGGCAAACTTCGCGCTCGTCTGGGTGCAGAGCAAGGGGTTAGGCATGCCGGCCTATACCGGCTGGACGGTGCGGGCGTCCGAAGGCTGGGGCAAGCTCGCCGCGGAATTGAAAGATCAGACCAGGCTCGACGTCGCCCTGCAGCAGAATGGCGGCTTTCACCTGACGCTGGGCGAAGACGAGTTCGCGCAGCGTGCTCAGCTCGTCACGCGCATGCACAACCAGGTGGGCGCGGCTGACTACAGGATGGAGATGCTGTCGGCGTCTGAGGTCAGAAAGATGCTGCCGCTGATCGGTCCCGAGGTCTCTGGTGGCAGCTTCTGTCCGCTGGACGGGCACGTGAATTCACTGCGCACCTTCCGCGCCTTCCACACCGGGCTGAAGTTGTTCGGCGTCGACTATTTTCCAGAGCGGTCGGTCTCGGCAATCGCCCGGAGTGGCGGCGAATTCCGGCTGTCGACATCGCAGGGCGAGATCCGCGCCGGCAAGGTCGTGCTCTCCGCCGGCAACGCCAACCAGACGCTCGCACCGATGGTCGGCCTGTCGGCGCCGATGGGCCCGACCCGCGGCCAGATCGTGGTGACCGAGCGCACCATGCCGTTTCTGTCGCATCCGCTGACCACCATTCGGCAGACCGACGAGGGCACGGTGATGATCGGAGATAGCAAGGAGGATCAGCTTGACGACCGCACGCTGAACCATTCGGTGAGCGCCGTGATGGCGGATCGCGCGCAGCGCATGTTTCCTCATCTGGCCCGCCTGAACGTCGTGCGGACCTGGTCCGGCATCCGCGTGATGCCGCAGGATGGCTTCCCGATCTACGATCAGTCGGAGAGCGCGCCGGGCGCTTTCGTCACCTGCTGTCATTCCGGTGTGACGCTCGCCTCCAACCATGCCTTCGACATTGCCCGGATGGTCGCGGCGGGTGCGCTCGAGCCGGAACTCGTCGGCGCGTTCTCGGCCCGTCGCTTCGATGCAAACCATGCCGCGACAGGCAGCGGCTACTACTGA
- a CDS encoding ABC transporter permease: MRTNGPLSLIFHTIFVFVMLAPIVVVCLVAFTPEGYLSLPTTNFSLRWFRAIANYPEFVHAFWVSLGLGALSSLVALLFAVPAALAIARYSFRGRDALAALFLSPLMIPHVVLGIAFLRFFTAIGMGGSFTGLLVAHVVVVFPFALRLTLAAATGMDRSIEMAAVSLGAGDWTLFRRVTLPLILPGVISGWALAFIQSFDDLTMTVFLATPGTETLPVRMFLYIQDNIDPLVTSVSASVIAITMTALILLDRFYGLDRVLAGKSDPGR; the protein is encoded by the coding sequence ATGAGGACGAACGGCCCGCTCTCGCTCATCTTCCATACGATCTTCGTCTTCGTCATGCTGGCGCCGATCGTGGTGGTCTGCCTCGTCGCTTTCACGCCCGAGGGCTACCTGTCGCTGCCGACCACCAATTTCTCGTTGCGCTGGTTCAGGGCGATCGCGAATTATCCCGAGTTCGTCCACGCCTTCTGGGTGAGCCTCGGGTTAGGCGCGCTGTCCTCGTTGGTGGCGCTTCTGTTCGCGGTGCCGGCGGCGCTTGCGATCGCGCGCTATAGCTTCCGCGGCCGCGACGCCCTCGCAGCGTTGTTCCTGTCGCCGCTGATGATCCCGCATGTCGTGCTCGGCATCGCCTTCCTGCGCTTCTTCACGGCGATCGGCATGGGCGGCAGTTTCACAGGGCTGCTGGTCGCTCATGTGGTGGTGGTGTTTCCATTCGCTCTCCGGCTGACGCTGGCCGCGGCGACCGGCATGGACCGCTCCATCGAGATGGCCGCGGTCTCGCTCGGCGCCGGCGACTGGACGTTATTCCGCCGCGTGACACTGCCTCTGATCCTGCCGGGCGTCATCAGCGGCTGGGCACTGGCCTTCATTCAGTCCTTTGACGATCTGACCATGACCGTCTTCCTAGCCACGCCCGGCACCGAGACGCTGCCCGTTCGCATGTTCCTTTACATCCAGGACAATATCGATCCGCTGGTGACCTCCGTCTCGGCCAGCGTGATCGCGATAACCATGACCGCCCTGATCCTGCTCGACCGCTTCTACGGGCTCGACCGCGTGCTCGCCGGCAAGAGCGACCCGGGGCGCTAG
- a CDS encoding ABC transporter permease — MLTAPALMLFVGVLVIPLAMTVMLSFHDWGQYKGIEPVFILKNWHEIAIDPYFAEMFWRTFRIALLTTLITAVLGAPEAYILNRMSGRWKSFFLLVILGPLLISVVARTLGWALLFGGNNGLVNKFLMSLGLIGSPLPFMFTETGIVIALAHVMMPFMVLSVWAALQRVDPQIENAALSLGASSFTIIRRIVLPQIMPGVLSGAIIVFSLSASAFATPAIIGGRRLKVAATLAYDEFLNTLNWPLGAAVAVLLLVALVLIVIGSNALIERRYAEVFR; from the coding sequence ATGCTGACCGCGCCGGCGCTGATGCTGTTTGTCGGTGTCCTGGTGATTCCGCTCGCCATGACGGTGATGCTCTCGTTCCACGACTGGGGCCAGTACAAGGGCATCGAGCCGGTCTTCATCCTGAAGAACTGGCACGAGATCGCGATCGATCCCTATTTTGCCGAGATGTTCTGGCGAACGTTCCGCATCGCGCTGTTGACGACGCTGATCACCGCCGTGCTCGGTGCGCCGGAGGCCTACATCCTCAACCGCATGAGCGGACGCTGGAAGAGCTTCTTCCTGCTCGTGATCCTTGGCCCGTTGCTGATTTCGGTGGTGGCGCGCACGCTGGGCTGGGCGCTCCTGTTCGGCGGCAATAATGGCCTCGTCAACAAGTTCCTGATGTCGCTCGGGCTGATCGGCTCGCCGCTGCCTTTCATGTTCACCGAGACCGGCATCGTCATCGCACTCGCGCATGTGATGATGCCGTTCATGGTGCTGTCGGTCTGGGCCGCGCTGCAGCGCGTCGACCCGCAGATCGAGAACGCCGCTTTGTCGCTAGGCGCCAGCTCGTTCACGATCATCCGCCGCATCGTGCTGCCGCAGATCATGCCGGGCGTGTTGTCGGGCGCGATCATCGTGTTCTCGCTGTCCGCCAGCGCTTTCGCGACGCCCGCCATCATCGGTGGCCGCCGGCTCAAGGTCGCGGCGACGCTTGCCTATGACGAGTTTCTCAACACGCTGAACTGGCCGCTCGGTGCGGCGGTGGCGGTCCTGCTTCTGGTGGCGCTGGTGCTGATCGTCATCGGCAGCAACGCGCTGATCGAGCGACGCTATGCCGAGGTGTTCCGATGA
- a CDS encoding ABC transporter ATP-binding protein, giving the protein MSFLELDRVAKQFGPQTVVDDFSLTVGKGEFVSFLGPSGCGKTTTLQMIAGFLHPSRGAIRLEGCDLTAVQPAKRGLGIVFQSYALFPHMTAAENVAFGLEMRRVPRAECRERVRATLAMVGLAGYEDRYPRRMSGGQQQRVALARALVIRPSVLLLDEPLSNLDAKLREEMQIELRQIQRNIGTTTILVTHDQNEAMSLSDRIVVMSQGRIEQIGTPQETYERPASAFVSQFLGKTNDFAASIDRSATPGRLIAGSWSAPAPAGLAGPVTVSIRPERIGFGDAGLAAKIVTRIFQGNHWLFQCECECGFMIVIRQNDGQPQPAEGEAVRLAWRPEDMSLRRAGGAA; this is encoded by the coding sequence ATGTCCTTTCTTGAGCTCGACCGTGTCGCAAAGCAGTTCGGCCCGCAGACTGTTGTCGATGACTTCAGCCTTACCGTTGGCAAGGGCGAATTCGTCTCCTTCCTCGGTCCGTCGGGATGCGGAAAGACCACGACGCTGCAGATGATCGCGGGCTTTCTGCATCCCTCGCGCGGCGCGATCCGGCTCGAGGGATGCGACCTGACCGCGGTGCAGCCGGCGAAGCGCGGGCTCGGTATCGTATTTCAGAGCTATGCACTGTTCCCGCATATGACGGCGGCCGAGAACGTCGCCTTTGGCCTTGAGATGCGGCGCGTGCCGCGGGCCGAGTGCCGCGAGCGCGTGCGCGCCACGCTGGCCATGGTCGGGCTCGCCGGCTACGAGGACCGCTATCCGCGCCGGATGTCCGGCGGTCAGCAGCAACGCGTCGCGCTTGCTCGTGCGCTCGTAATCCGGCCGAGCGTGCTGCTCCTCGATGAGCCGCTGTCGAATCTGGACGCCAAGCTGCGTGAGGAGATGCAGATCGAGCTGCGGCAGATCCAGCGAAATATCGGGACCACCACGATTCTCGTCACCCACGACCAGAACGAGGCGATGTCGTTGTCCGACCGGATCGTGGTGATGAGCCAGGGCCGCATCGAGCAGATCGGTACGCCGCAGGAAACCTACGAACGGCCGGCGTCCGCCTTCGTGTCACAGTTCCTCGGCAAGACCAATGATTTCGCCGCGAGCATCGACCGGAGCGCCACGCCGGGGCGGCTGATCGCGGGCTCCTGGAGCGCACCGGCACCGGCTGGCCTCGCGGGCCCGGTGACGGTCAGCATCCGCCCCGAGCGGATCGGCTTCGGCGATGCGGGGCTCGCGGCGAAGATCGTCACCCGCATCTTCCAGGGCAATCACTGGCTATTCCAGTGCGAGTGCGAGTGCGGCTTCATGATTGTGATCCGCCAAAATGACGGCCAGCCGCAGCCCGCGGAGGGCGAGGCCGTTCGGCTCGCCTGGCGGCCGGAAGACATGAGCCTGCGTCGCGCCGGAGGTGCCGCATGA
- a CDS encoding ABC transporter substrate-binding protein, with amino-acid sequence MKQLGLVTATIATLAFAPSAALAQQKTLYVAGYGGSFEKTIRDEVIPAFEKANGVKVEYVAGNSTDTLAKLQAQKGNQQIDVAIVDDGPMYQAIQLGFCGKLEGLPADLYEAARFKDDRAVGIGLVATGLMYNTKAFAEKGWAPPTSWNDLKDPKYQKQLVIPPINNTYGLHTLLMLARMNGGSEANVDAGFKIIKTDVNPNVLAYEPSPGKMTELFQSGQAVLAVWGTARVQSFANTGFPVDFVYPKEGAATLLTTACPITKPNASPLASAFVKTLLEPKIQLVLLKDYGYGPVLKSVVVPPELGKMAPIGDRAAKLYTPDWTVINDKREEWTKRWNREVER; translated from the coding sequence ATGAAGCAACTCGGCCTTGTGACCGCGACCATCGCGACGCTCGCCTTCGCCCCCTCGGCGGCTTTGGCGCAGCAGAAGACGCTCTATGTCGCCGGATACGGCGGCTCTTTCGAGAAGACGATCCGCGACGAGGTGATCCCGGCGTTCGAAAAGGCGAACGGCGTCAAAGTTGAATACGTCGCCGGCAATTCGACGGACACGCTTGCCAAGCTGCAAGCCCAGAAGGGCAACCAGCAGATCGATGTGGCGATCGTCGATGACGGTCCGATGTACCAGGCCATCCAGCTGGGCTTCTGCGGCAAGCTCGAAGGCCTTCCTGCCGATCTCTACGAGGCCGCACGCTTCAAGGACGACCGTGCGGTTGGCATTGGCCTGGTCGCAACCGGCTTGATGTACAACACCAAAGCCTTCGCCGAGAAGGGCTGGGCGCCGCCGACCTCCTGGAACGATCTCAAGGATCCAAAGTATCAGAAGCAACTGGTCATTCCGCCCATCAACAACACCTATGGTCTGCACACATTGCTGATGCTCGCCCGGATGAACGGTGGCAGCGAGGCCAACGTCGACGCCGGCTTCAAGATCATCAAGACCGACGTCAATCCAAATGTGCTGGCCTATGAGCCTTCGCCGGGCAAGATGACCGAGCTGTTCCAGTCCGGCCAGGCCGTATTGGCGGTGTGGGGTACGGCCCGCGTCCAGAGCTTCGCCAACACCGGCTTCCCCGTCGACTTCGTCTATCCGAAGGAAGGTGCGGCCACGCTGCTGACGACCGCCTGTCCGATCACCAAGCCCAACGCATCGCCGCTTGCCTCGGCATTCGTCAAGACGCTGCTCGAGCCGAAAATACAACTCGTGCTGCTGAAGGACTACGGCTACGGCCCGGTACTGAAGTCGGTCGTGGTCCCACCGGAGCTCGGCAAGATGGCTCCGATCGGCGATCGCGCCGCAAAACTCTATACGCCCGACTGGACTGTTATCAACGACAAGCGTGAGGAATGGACCAAGCGGTGGAATCGCGAAGTCGAGCGCTGA